A single region of the Gasterosteus aculeatus chromosome 1, fGasAcu3.hap1.1, whole genome shotgun sequence genome encodes:
- the spartb gene encoding spartin b isoform X2: MEKAKQDAFDSARLEVIRDAYETAFECINTGLTVDEAGHKAQALELYKRGRQHLLRGISVPSRGEECVGSSWESARQMQRKMQETLNNITTRLAIIETTSDLDSAPALGNGGVSDPGAAAEVSQARLYPKLSGQSKPEKPAPPNVLFTNGQEAGAVGGMAACSSEGLPLSPTRRPVVPAEQPPAYSPQAADGHLSVSYGTDAGEMSLVGDEYYGRTSNSTPSHQSLGEDGEELVYIPHGVQIFFVTPEGQVSAPSYPGYLRLVKFTGDRDDKMPNRPPAFLQVCDWLYPLMASDSPVLLCNNGVFMFPDVMAPTPGYYVGVVLSSELPAADRKLFQDLLAQSTDLRVQPPDEAADTINLGQKVSIVAPEETAAAVTEEEKALPEWSEKVSSGILTGASWLSWGLVKGAEFTGMAIHKGASKLREHITPEDRPAHVNPTVTRGLHVAKQATGGAVKVSQFLVDGVCMVAGCVGRELAPHVKKHGGKLIPESMKKDKDGRSNIDGAMVVAASGVQGFATMWTGLEVAAKDITKSVAAETVTTVKHKFRGLQNIHDTPNAK; encoded by the exons ATGGAGAAAGCCAAACAAGATGCATTCGACAGTGCCAGACTTGAAGTCATCCGAGACGCCTACGAGACGGCCTTTGAGTGCATCAACACCGGACTCACCGTGGATGAAGCCGGACACAAGGCGCAGGCCCTGGAGCTGTACAAGCGAGGGCGACAGCACCTTCTCCGGGGCATCAGTGTGCCTTCCCGGGGAGAGGAGTGTGTCGGCAGCTCCTGGGAATCGGCCAGACAGATGCAGAGGAAGATGCAGGAGACGCTGAACAACATCACCACTCGGCTGGCCATAATCGAGACCACCTCTGACCTGGACTCCGCCCCTGCACTCGGCAACGGCGGCGTGTCTGaccccggcgccgccgctgaAGTGTCCCAAGCACGTCTGTACCCAAAACTGTCCGGCCAAAGCAAGCCAGAGAAGCCGGCGCCGCCAAACGTCCTTTTTACTAACGGCCAGGAGGCAGGCGCAGTAGGAGGCATGGCCGCGTGCAGCAGCGAGGGTCTgcccctctcccccaccagacggCCTGTGGTTCCAGCCGAGCAGCCCCCGGCTTATTCCCCTCAGGCGGCCGACGGCCACCTGTCCGTCTCCTATGGAACGGACGCGGGGGAAATGTCCCTGGTCGGGGATGAGTACTACGGCCGCACGTCTAACTCGACCCCGTCCCACCAGAGTCTGGGTGAAGACGGAGAGGAGCTGGTGTACATCCCTCATGGCGTGCAGATATTCTTTGTGACGCCCGAAGGGCAAGTGAGCGCCCCATCGTACCCGGGATACCTGCGGCTGGTCAAGTTCACTGGCGACCGTGACGACAAGATGCCCAACCGACCGCCAGCATTTTTGCAG GTGTGTGACTGGTTGTACCCTCTCATGGCCTCGGACTCGCCGGTGTTGCTGTGTAACAACGGTGTGTTCATGTTTCCGGACGTGATGGCGCCAACTCCGGGCTATTATGTGGGGGTGGTGTTGTCCTCCGAGCTGCCTGCTGCAGACCGAAAGCTGTTCCAGGACCTTCTCGCCCAGAGCACGGATCTCAGAGTTCAG CCTCCAGATGAAGCTGCAGACACCATTAATCTCGGTCAGAAGGTGTCCATCGTTGCGCCGGAGGAGACCGCAGCGGCGGtgactgaggaggagaaggcgcTCCCCGAGTGGAGTGAAAAGGTGTCGAGTGGGATTTTGACTG GTGCGTCATGGCTAAGCTGGGGCCTGGTGAAAGGAGCCGAGTTCACGGGCATGGCCATTCACAAAGGGGCCTCTAAACTCCGAGAACACATCACCCCGGAGGACCGACCCGCCCACGTCAACCCCACAGTCACCAGAGGCCTCCACGTGGCCAAGCAGGCGACGGGAGGAGCTGTCAAAGTCAGCCAGTTTCTAG TGGACGGGGTGTGCATGGTCGCCGGCTGCGTGGGTCGAGAGTTGGCTCCACACGTGAAAAAACACGGAGGCAAGCTGATCCCGGAGTCTATGAAGAAGGACAAGGATGGCCGTTCCAACATAGATGGAGCGATGGTGGTGGCTGCCAGTGGAGTGCAAG GATTTGCGACCATGTGGACTGGTTTGGAAGTCGCAGCAAAGGACATTACTAAGAGTGTAGCAGCAGAGACCGTCACCACAGTAAAACATAA ATTTAGGGGTCTACAAAACATCCACGACACACCTAATGCAAAATAA